The following are from one region of the Biomphalaria glabrata chromosome 12, xgBioGlab47.1, whole genome shotgun sequence genome:
- the LOC106059599 gene encoding uncharacterized protein LOC106059599 has protein sequence MKAWITLGLVKKRVNKKFKYVYVLNRGKPIRKTSIYRNSHPLALKHFLKRKPKNPLTQKINFLHGIHQVLKMTKWYCMEFIVPEVEEYCGTDRIRDIRNLRVLAMSENANLCNLDDLVERIHDSGCKKEDVDTLTYWGAELFKNLDIPNCPCSSTIYCHYYRKMKKCLTKDNVAFSSRYLNCTQNLKNKRTFFLTLQKCVDAMYVSNTKHYN, from the exons ATGAAGGCTTGGATAACTTTAGGATTGGTGAAAAAGAGAGTAAATAAGAAATTCAAATATGTTTATGTTCTTAATAGAGGAAAACCAATTAGAAAG acATCTATTTATAGGAACTCACACCCATTAGCTTTGAAACACTTTTTGAAACGGAAACCGAAAAACCCATTGACACAGAAAATCAATTTTCTTCACGGAATACatcaggttttaaaaatgaCTAAATGGTATTGTATGGAATTTATAGTACCAGAGGTTGAAGAGTATTGCGGGACTGATAGAATTAGAGACATTCGGAATCTTAGAGTTCTGGCTATGTCGGAGAACGCAAATCTCTGCAACTTAGATGATTTAGTTGAAAGAATTCACGACTCTGGCTGTAAAAAGGAAGATGTTGATACTTTAACTTACTGGGGTGCAGAGCTCTTCAAAAACCTTGATATACCAAATTGTCCATGTAGTAGTACCATTTATTGTCACTACTacagaaagatgaagaaatgtcTCACCAAAGACAATGTTGCTTTCAGTTCCAGATATTTAAATTGTACTcaaaatctaaaaaacaaaagaacattttttctTACCTTACAGAAATGTGTTGACGCCATGTATGTTAGtaatacaaaacattataactga